One window of Buchnera aphidicola (Rhopalosiphum padi) genomic DNA carries:
- the pyrF gene encoding orotidine-5'-phosphate decarboxylase translates to MLHPNHYNVPKIIIALDFCTKKKAMKLVDLLDPSVFYLKIGKEMFTILGYKFIKELHKLGFNIFLDLKFHDIPNTVFNATKAAADLGVWMLSVHASGGKNMLLSAKKALKSFNKAPLLIAVTVLTSLKEKDLKEIGIKISLKDYILILSKLSNECGLDGIVCPGKEAKKMKLLYGDKCKIVTPGIRFSTDSSFDQKHIITPKEAKECQIDYIVIGRSITTSKNPIKKLNFIIESMQ, encoded by the coding sequence GTGTTACATCCCAATCATTATAATGTTCCAAAAATTATCATTGCTTTAGATTTTTGTACTAAGAAAAAAGCTATGAAATTAGTAGATCTTCTTGATCCTTCTGTTTTTTATCTAAAAATTGGTAAAGAAATGTTTACAATTTTAGGATATAAATTTATAAAAGAATTACATAAATTGGGATTTAATATATTTCTTGACTTAAAATTTCATGATATTCCCAATACTGTGTTTAACGCAACAAAAGCAGCTGCAGATTTGGGGGTATGGATGTTAAGTGTTCATGCATCTGGTGGTAAAAACATGCTTCTTTCAGCAAAAAAAGCTTTAAAATCTTTTAACAAAGCTCCTTTATTAATTGCTGTAACTGTATTAACTAGTTTAAAAGAAAAAGATTTAAAAGAAATTGGAATTAAAATATCATTAAAAGATTATATTTTAATATTGTCAAAATTATCTAATGAATGTGGTTTAGATGGAATTGTTTGTCCAGGAAAAGAAGCAAAAAAAATGAAATTATTATATGGAGATAAATGTAAAATTGTCACTCCAGGTATTAGATTTTCAACTGATTCTTCATTTGATCAAAAGCATATTATTACTCCAAAAGAAGCAAAAGAATGTCAAATAGACTATATAGTTATAGGACGTTCTATTACAACTTCAAAGAATCCGATTAAAAAATTAAATTTTATAATAGAATCTATGCAATAA
- the ribA gene encoding GTP cyclohydrolase II has translation MQLVQIEKAILPTPWGDFLIFGFEEKKNGKNHIALVYGNIQKNIPILARVHSECLTGDAFFSLRCDCGIQLEIAMSKIASEGNGILIYHRQEGRNIGLLNKIKAYSLQDKGLDTVEANQKLGFSADERDFSLCADIFNILNIKKIRLLTNNPFKVKMLMASGIEIVERIPIIVEKNDKNARYLKTKAEKMGHLLFK, from the coding sequence ATGCAATTAGTTCAAATAGAAAAAGCTATTTTACCAACCCCTTGGGGAGATTTTTTGATATTTGGTTTCGAAGAAAAAAAGAATGGAAAAAATCATATTGCTCTTGTATATGGAAATATACAAAAAAATATTCCTATTCTTGCTAGAGTACATTCTGAATGTTTAACAGGAGATGCTTTTTTTAGTTTGAGATGTGATTGTGGTATTCAATTAGAAATAGCAATGAGTAAAATTGCTTCAGAAGGAAACGGTATATTAATATATCACCGTCAAGAGGGGAGAAATATTGGTCTTCTTAATAAAATTAAAGCATATTCTTTGCAAGACAAAGGTTTAGATACTGTTGAAGCCAATCAAAAACTTGGTTTTTCTGCAGACGAAAGAGATTTTTCATTATGCGCTGATATTTTTAATATTTTGAATATAAAAAAAATTCGTCTTTTAACAAATAATCCATTCAAAGTTAAAATGCTCATGGCATCTGGAATAGAAATTGTAGAAAGAATTCCTATTATTGTAGAAAAAAATGATAAAAATGCTCGTTATTTAAAAACTAAAGCTGAAAAAATGGGTCATTTACTATTCAAGTAA
- the cls gene encoding cardiolipin synthase encodes MDIFYDLIKWLVVLIYWLLIANITYRILIKRRSIPSSMSWLLTIYILPFIGIAIWFFFGELYLGKRQKKIARKIWSISNTYLNELKSCKYIFQIKNSEVATSLFQLCKHRQGISGIKNNNITLLTNTKKTMEVLIRDIYSARKNIEMVFYIWKPGGIADDVAVALIDSAKRGVHCRLMLDSAGSVEFFRSPWFNVMKKSGIEIVEALKVSLIRIFLRRLDVRQHRKIILIDNYISYSGSMNLVDPYLFKQSSGIGQWIDLMTRIEGPIATTMGIIYSCDWEIETGFKILPKLPSKEMLKKKCNQNSSVQVIASGPGFPKNVIHQALLTAIYSARNELIMTTPYLVPSDDLLHAICTAAQRGVKVSIIIPLYHDSILVKWASRVFFSELLEAGVKIYQFKKGLLHSKSILIDQQLSLIGTVNLDMRSLWLNFEITLVIDDSKFSHNLSSIQKEYIANSRLLDKNIWSMRAYWTRVLEKIFYFLSPLL; translated from the coding sequence ATGGATATTTTCTATGATTTAATAAAATGGCTAGTTGTGTTAATATACTGGTTACTAATTGCTAACATTACCTATCGTATTCTAATTAAACGTCGTAGTATACCTTCCTCTATGTCTTGGCTCTTAACTATTTATATTCTTCCATTCATAGGAATAGCCATTTGGTTTTTCTTTGGCGAGTTATATTTAGGAAAAAGACAAAAGAAAATAGCAAGAAAAATTTGGTCTATATCTAATACATATCTTAATGAACTTAAATCTTGTAAATATATCTTTCAAATAAAAAATAGTGAAGTAGCTACTTCTTTATTTCAATTGTGTAAACATCGACAGGGAATTTCTGGAATTAAAAACAACAATATAACTCTTTTAACTAATACTAAAAAAACCATGGAAGTTTTAATACGCGATATTTATTCAGCACGTAAAAATATTGAAATGGTGTTTTATATTTGGAAACCAGGGGGGATTGCTGATGATGTAGCTGTTGCTCTAATAGATTCTGCTAAACGCGGAGTACATTGTAGACTTATGTTAGATTCAGCAGGAAGTGTAGAATTTTTTAGAAGTCCCTGGTTTAATGTTATGAAAAAATCTGGAATTGAAATTGTAGAAGCATTGAAAGTTAGTTTGATAAGAATTTTTTTACGACGTTTAGATGTAAGACAACACAGAAAAATTATATTAATTGATAATTATATTTCTTATTCTGGTAGTATGAATCTAGTAGATCCATATTTATTTAAACAATCTTCAGGAATAGGTCAATGGATTGATTTAATGACAAGAATAGAAGGTCCTATAGCTACAACAATGGGCATTATTTATTCATGTGATTGGGAAATTGAAACAGGTTTTAAAATTTTACCTAAATTACCAAGTAAGGAAATGTTAAAAAAAAAATGTAATCAAAACTCTAGTGTTCAAGTGATTGCATCAGGTCCAGGGTTTCCTAAGAATGTAATTCATCAAGCATTATTAACTGCTATTTATTCAGCAAGAAATGAATTAATTATGACCACTCCATACCTTGTACCTAGTGATGATTTATTACATGCTATTTGTACTGCCGCTCAAAGAGGTGTAAAAGTCAGTATCATTATACCTTTGTACCATGATTCTATTCTAGTTAAATGGGCAAGTAGAGTGTTTTTTAGTGAATTATTAGAAGCAGGAGTAAAAATATATCAATTTAAAAAAGGATTGTTACATAGTAAAAGCATATTAATTGATCAACAACTTAGTTTAATTGGAACTGTTAATTTAGATATGAGAAGCTTATGGTTAAATTTTGAAATTACTTTAGTTATTGATGATAGTAAATTTAGTCATAATTTATCTTCTATACAAAAAGAATATATTGCTAATTCTCGATTATTAGATAAAAATATTTGGTCTATGCGTGCATATTGGACTCGCGTTTTAGAAAAAATTTTTTATTTTTTAAGTCCATTATTATAA
- the yciA gene encoding acyl-CoA thioester hydrolase YciA yields MPKKNKSPQGTIVLKTLTMPSDTNANGDIFGGWIMSQMDMGGAILAKEIAGGRVVTVQVDGITFFKPVSVGDVVSCYAHCIKTGNSSITINLEVWIKKIYSKPLGQFYCAAEAIFIYVAIDKRGKPRELLPMSII; encoded by the coding sequence ATGCCAAAAAAAAACAAATCACCACAAGGAACAATAGTCTTAAAAACACTTACCATGCCTTCAGATACCAATGCTAATGGTGATATATTTGGTGGATGGATTATGTCTCAAATGGATATGGGTGGTGCTATATTAGCCAAGGAAATAGCGGGTGGAAGAGTAGTAACAGTACAAGTAGACGGCATTACTTTTTTTAAACCGGTATCAGTCGGAGATGTTGTAAGTTGTTATGCACATTGTATTAAAACTGGAAACAGTTCTATTACCATTAATCTAGAAGTGTGGATAAAAAAAATTTATTCTAAACCGTTAGGTCAATTTTATTGTGCTGCAGAAGCTATATTTATTTATGTAGCAATTGATAAAAGAGGAAAACCTCGAGAATTATTACCTATGAGTATTATTTAA
- a CDS encoding septation protein A, giving the protein MKKILNLLPILTFFIFYRFYDIFTASKSLIFTSGLTCLLYWIIYKETDKINLFSFITIAIFGSLTIFFHNSQFIKWKITIIYMIFSIILFISQFWKKKPIVQIFLEKDIKISNFYWKKINFFWALFFLFCSILNIYIAFWLPEKTWVNFKVFGLSFLMFISILITSVYINFKILKEK; this is encoded by the coding sequence ATGAAAAAAATACTAAATTTATTACCTATACTAACTTTCTTCATATTTTATAGATTTTATGATATTTTTACAGCATCAAAATCTTTAATTTTTACATCAGGTTTGACTTGTTTGCTTTACTGGATCATTTATAAAGAAACAGATAAAATTAATTTATTTAGTTTTATTACAATTGCTATTTTTGGTTCTCTAACAATATTTTTCCATAATAGTCAATTTATTAAATGGAAAATAACAATAATTTATATGATTTTTTCTATAATATTATTTATTAGTCAATTTTGGAAAAAAAAACCTATAGTTCAAATATTTTTAGAAAAAGATATAAAAATTTCCAATTTTTATTGGAAAAAAATCAATTTTTTTTGGGCATTGTTTTTTTTATTTTGCAGTATTTTAAACATTTATATAGCGTTTTGGTTACCAGAAAAAACTTGGGTAAATTTTAAAGTCTTTGGACTTTCATTTTTAATGTTTATTTCAATTTTAATTACAAGTGTTTATATAAATTTTAAAATATTAAAAGAAAAATAA
- a CDS encoding YciC family protein, translating to MSVTIRELCNDTYHFVSKEIKIIIFISTLATFMSILINMLIKPNMHIISMIENKKFISSHSIFDLINNMSTYEKKELLKYSIFKILEFLISKTFLLGSIITLITHLSKNRRESIKSSVYSLCKFLPSLFILNFITTFIIQIGFMFFIFPGIFLSVLLALSPIILSFKKNNLIDCIRLSFSISCKHLNIIGTSVLFWMCVKFILTTIFSNNYIISKNFIFLILNINMNIFFSILIVYLFRFYMLFLRS from the coding sequence ATGTCTGTTACAATACGCGAATTATGCAATGATACATATCATTTCGTCTCCAAAGAAATAAAAATTATTATTTTTATATCTACATTAGCTACTTTTATGAGCATTTTGATAAATATGCTTATTAAACCTAATATGCACATTATTTCTATGATAGAAAATAAAAAATTTATAAGTTCTCATTCAATCTTTGATTTAATTAATAATATGAGTACATATGAAAAAAAAGAATTATTAAAATATTCAATATTTAAAATACTTGAATTTTTAATAAGTAAAACTTTTTTATTAGGTAGTATAATTACTTTAATTACACATTTATCTAAAAATAGAAGAGAATCGATTAAGTCTTCAGTTTACTCTTTATGTAAATTTTTACCAAGTTTATTTATATTAAATTTTATTACAACTTTTATTATTCAAATAGGTTTTATGTTTTTTATTTTTCCAGGTATATTTTTATCAGTTTTACTTGCTTTATCACCTATTATTTTATCATTTAAAAAAAATAATTTAATAGATTGTATACGTCTTAGTTTTTCTATTTCCTGTAAACATTTAAATATTATTGGAACAAGTGTTCTATTTTGGATGTGTGTTAAATTTATTTTAACGACAATATTTTCTAATAATTATATAATAAGTAAGAATTTTATTTTTTTAATATTGAATATTAATATGAATATATTTTTTTCAATTTTAATTGTATATTTATTTCGTTTTTACATGCTTTTTTTACGTTCTTAA
- the trpA gene encoding tryptophan synthase subunit alpha has protein sequence MSRYKKTFQNLSFLKEGCFVPFVVIGDPSLETSLKIIETLIESGADALELGIPFSDPLADGPTIQNASLRSLSKKNTFLKCFEVIKNIRNKYLNLPIGILLYANLIYNYGIKNFYDKCFQSGIDSVLIADVPIEEYSYFYKIANRYDIDSIFICPPDADNIFLSKLSLYAKGYIYLLSRSGVTGIEKEIISLSNVFINRVKKYNSLPLLQGFGIGNAIQIQRSLLSGTNGVICGSAIINIIEKNLNKEQKMIDEIKNFAVKLKKATKFVQS, from the coding sequence ATGAGTCGTTATAAAAAAACATTTCAAAATTTATCTTTTTTGAAAGAAGGATGTTTTGTGCCATTTGTAGTTATAGGAGACCCTTCTTTAGAAACGTCATTAAAAATCATTGAGACACTAATTGAAAGTGGGGCAGATGCATTAGAATTAGGAATTCCCTTTTCAGATCCATTAGCAGATGGTCCCACTATTCAAAATGCGAGTCTACGTTCATTATCTAAAAAAAACACTTTTTTAAAATGTTTTGAAGTAATTAAAAATATACGTAATAAATATCTAAATTTACCTATAGGTATCTTATTATATGCTAATTTAATATACAATTACGGTATTAAAAACTTCTATGATAAATGTTTTCAATCTGGTATAGATTCTGTATTAATAGCAGATGTACCTATAGAAGAATATAGCTATTTTTATAAAATAGCAAATCGATACGATATTGATTCTATTTTTATATGCCCACCAGATGCAGATAATATATTTTTATCTAAACTTTCTTTATATGCAAAAGGATATATTTATTTATTATCTCGTTCAGGAGTGACAGGAATAGAAAAGGAAATAATATCATTATCGAATGTATTTATAAACAGAGTAAAAAAATATAATTCTCTTCCACTTTTACAAGGATTTGGAATTGGAAATGCTATACAAATTCAAAGATCACTTTTATCTGGTACCAATGGTGTAATATGTGGTTCAGCAATTATAAATATAATTGAAAAAAATTTAAATAAAGAACAAAAAATGATAGATGAAATAAAAAATTTTGCTGTTAAATTAAAAAAAGCTACTAAATTTGTTCAGTCTTAA
- the trpB gene encoding tryptophan synthase subunit beta yields the protein MTLLNPYFGKFGGMYVPQILMPALYQLEKNFVDAKKDPNFQKKFFDFLKNYAGRPTPLTLCNNLTKGTKTRIYLKREDLLHGGAHKTNQVLGQAMLAVKMKKKEIIAETGAGQHGVAAAIACALFNLKCKIYMGYKDIKRQSPNVFRMKLMGAEVISVENGSGTLKDACNEALRDWSRNYQKSHYMIGTAAGPHPYPTIVKEFQKMIGEEAKKQILEQENRLPDAIIACVGGGSNAIGIFSDFIDEKVNLIGVEPAGKGIETGKHGAPLTHGRTGIYFGMKSHLMQSQEGQIEKSWSVSAGLDFPSVGPEHSWLNSINRAKYVSVTDIEALEAFQILSKKEGIIPALESSHALAYALKLMYLYPKKEQVFIVNLSGRGDKDIFTVREILNKQEQKNESL from the coding sequence ATGACTTTACTTAATCCTTATTTTGGCAAATTTGGAGGTATGTATGTTCCTCAAATATTAATGCCAGCTTTATATCAATTAGAAAAAAATTTTGTTGATGCAAAAAAAGATCCAAATTTTCAAAAAAAATTTTTTGATTTTTTAAAAAACTATGCCGGAAGACCAACTCCATTAACTTTATGTAATAATTTAACTAAAGGTACAAAAACACGCATTTATCTTAAAAGAGAAGACTTATTACATGGAGGGGCACATAAAACCAATCAAGTATTAGGACAAGCAATGCTAGCAGTAAAAATGAAAAAAAAAGAAATAATTGCTGAAACTGGTGCTGGTCAACATGGTGTTGCTGCCGCCATTGCTTGTGCATTGTTTAACTTAAAATGTAAAATTTATATGGGTTACAAAGATATAAAAAGACAAAGTCCTAATGTTTTTCGAATGAAATTAATGGGTGCAGAAGTTATATCAGTAGAAAATGGCTCAGGCACATTAAAAGATGCATGTAATGAAGCCTTACGTGATTGGTCTAGAAATTACCAAAAATCACATTATATGATTGGTACAGCTGCAGGTCCACATCCTTACCCAACAATTGTAAAAGAATTTCAAAAAATGATTGGAGAAGAAGCAAAAAAACAAATTTTAGAACAAGAAAATAGGTTACCGGATGCAATTATTGCTTGTGTAGGAGGAGGGTCTAATGCAATTGGTATTTTTTCTGATTTTATAGACGAAAAAGTAAATTTAATTGGTGTAGAACCAGCTGGTAAGGGCATAGAAACAGGAAAACATGGAGCACCATTAACTCATGGTAGAACAGGTATTTATTTTGGAATGAAGTCGCATTTAATGCAAAGTCAAGAAGGTCAGATAGAAAAATCTTGGTCTGTTTCTGCTGGTTTAGATTTTCCATCTGTTGGTCCTGAACATTCTTGGTTAAATAGTATTAATCGTGCTAAATATGTTTCTGTTACTGATATAGAAGCTTTAGAAGCATTTCAGATTCTATCTAAAAAAGAAGGTATTATTCCTGCATTAGAATCTTCTCATGCATTAGCTTATGCATTGAAATTAATGTATCTTTATCCTAAAAAAGAACAAGTATTTATCGTTAATCTTTCTGGACGTGGAGATAAAGATATATTTACAGTTCGTGAGATTTTAAACAAACAGGAACAAAAAAATGAGTCGTTATAA
- the trpCF gene encoding bifunctional indole-3-glycerol-phosphate synthase TrpC/phosphoribosylanthranilate isomerase TrpF — protein MPETILNKIIKDKIDWIKNRKKKQPLITFKDKINKETRNFYEILKRKRPFFILECKKSSPSLGIIRKNFNLIEIANIYKKYASAISVLTDEKYFNGNIEYINIVRKCVYQPILCKDFFIDPYQVYLARYYNADAILLMLSVLNDVQYIELSRIAKELNMGILTEINNLEELKRAIKLNASVIGINNRNLHDLSIDLNRTRSLSPLIKNRIIISESGIKTHHQIKELSKIVNGFLIGSSLMRKKNLETDIKSLIIGDNKICGLTRIIDAKIVENCGAVYGGLIFAKNSLRKINKKIAKKIIFDNSLRFVGVFQNQDIETIIDIAEQLSLYAVQLHGSEDQDYINMLRRRLCKNIRIWKAFSIQSTLPLLNLNNVDKYIFDSGSGGTNRAFNWSILKGSILDNVILAGGINTNNFLIASQFNCSGLDFNSGVEKSPGIKDHKKINLIFKTLIF, from the coding sequence ATGCCAGAGACAATACTAAATAAAATTATAAAAGATAAAATAGATTGGATTAAAAATAGAAAAAAAAAACAACCATTAATTACATTTAAAGACAAAATTAATAAAGAAACACGTAATTTTTACGAAATTTTAAAAAGAAAACGACCTTTTTTTATATTAGAATGTAAAAAAAGTTCTCCTTCTTTGGGAATAATAAGAAAAAATTTTAATTTAATTGAAATTGCAAATATTTATAAAAAGTACGCTTCAGCTATTTCAGTTCTTACAGACGAAAAATATTTTAATGGAAATATAGAATATATAAATATAGTACGAAAATGTGTATATCAACCAATTTTGTGTAAAGATTTTTTTATTGATCCATATCAAGTTTATTTGGCTAGATATTACAATGCTGATGCTATTTTATTAATGTTATCTGTTTTAAACGATGTTCAATATATTGAATTATCTAGAATTGCTAAAGAATTAAACATGGGAATATTAACAGAAATTAATAATCTTGAAGAGTTAAAGCGAGCTATTAAATTAAATGCTTCTGTTATTGGAATAAATAACCGTAATTTACATGATTTATCAATAGATTTAAATAGAACACGAAGTTTATCACCTTTAATTAAAAATAGAATTATTATCAGTGAATCCGGTATAAAAACACATCATCAAATAAAAGAATTAAGTAAAATTGTTAATGGTTTTTTAATAGGTTCAAGTTTAATGCGTAAAAAAAACCTAGAAACAGATATAAAATCTTTAATAATAGGCGATAATAAGATATGTGGATTAACTCGCATTATTGACGCAAAAATTGTAGAAAATTGTGGAGCAGTTTACGGAGGATTAATTTTTGCAAAAAATTCATTACGTAAAATCAACAAAAAAATTGCAAAAAAAATTATCTTTGATAATAGTTTGAGATTTGTAGGTGTTTTTCAAAATCAAGATATAGAAACAATTATTGACATAGCTGAACAACTTTCTTTATATGCTGTTCAATTGCATGGTTCTGAAGATCAAGACTATATTAATATGCTAAGAAGAAGACTATGTAAAAATATAAGAATTTGGAAAGCTTTTTCTATTCAATCAACTTTACCATTGTTAAATTTGAACAATGTCGATAAATATATTTTTGATTCTGGTTCGGGAGGAACTAATAGAGCTTTTAATTGGTCTATTTTAAAAGGATCTATTTTAGACAACGTGATTTTAGCAGGAGGTATTAATACAAATAATTTTCTTATTGCATCTCAATTTAACTGTTCAGGATTAGATTTTAATTCAGGAGTAGAAAAATCTCCTGGAATTAAAGATCACAAAAAAATTAATTTAATTTTTAAAACACTAATATTTTAA
- the trpD gene encoding anthranilate phosphoribosyltransferase yields the protein MQNIFSKIYESKSLNQEESYQLFKSIALGEINEIQLSSILTAMQMNGESEEEILGAIYAFLERMKFFPRPNYIFSDIVGTGGDIKNTINVSTASAFVAASCGFKIIKHCNKGVSSKSGSSDILNKFKINLNGSLENSKKILDKLNICFLFAPRYHNSFKYASNTRSILKIKTIFNLLGPFLNPASPPLTVIGVYKKDLINPMSKILKKLKYQRGIVLHGSDTDEVTLHGTTYVSELLNNKIYSYELEPEDFGIKRYPKSISVECSSEENYHLIKKTMKGQGEKLYEELIAVNVAILLKNFGCENLKENTKLALKKIRSGDVYKHIMQVSNMSKED from the coding sequence ATGCAAAATATCTTTAGCAAGATTTATGAATCAAAATCTTTAAATCAAGAAGAAAGTTATCAACTTTTTAAATCAATTGCCTTAGGTGAGATTAATGAAATACAATTATCATCTATTTTAACAGCAATGCAAATGAATGGTGAATCAGAAGAAGAAATATTAGGTGCAATATATGCTTTCTTAGAAAGAATGAAATTCTTTCCTAGACCCAATTATATTTTTTCTGATATAGTTGGAACAGGTGGAGACATTAAAAATACTATTAATGTTTCAACTGCAAGTGCTTTTGTTGCTGCATCATGTGGATTTAAAATTATTAAGCATTGTAATAAAGGGGTTTCAAGCAAATCTGGTTCTTCTGATATTTTAAATAAATTTAAAATTAACTTAAATGGATCTCTAGAAAATTCTAAAAAAATTTTGGATAAATTAAACATTTGTTTTCTTTTCGCCCCTAGATATCATAATAGTTTTAAATATGCATCTAACACTCGTAGTATTCTAAAAATTAAAACTATTTTTAATTTATTAGGACCATTTCTTAATCCTGCCAGTCCTCCGTTGACTGTAATTGGTGTTTATAAAAAAGATTTAATAAATCCTATGTCTAAAATTTTAAAAAAACTAAAATACCAACGTGGTATAGTTTTACATGGTAGTGATACAGATGAAGTTACATTGCATGGTACGACATATGTTTCTGAATTATTAAATAACAAAATTTATTCGTATGAACTAGAACCAGAAGATTTCGGTATAAAAAGATATCCTAAATCAATATCTGTGGAATGTTCATCAGAAGAAAATTATCATCTTATTAAAAAAACAATGAAAGGTCAGGGTGAAAAGTTATATGAAGAATTAATTGCAGTTAACGTTGCAATATTATTAAAAAACTTTGGATGCGAAAATTTAAAAGAAAATACAAAATTAGCACTAAAGAAAATTCGCAGTGGAGACGTCTATAAACATATAATGCAGGTTTCTAATATGTCGAAAGAAGATTAA
- a CDS encoding DMT family transporter yields MNKIIVITLFCLVSITWGTTWIAMKIAVETIPPFFATGIRFLAASPLLIILSYLTKTPLLFPYGQRRFQIFISIFYFSIPFTLMLYGSSCVNSSISSIIFANMPVLVLLISHVYLKKKINFIQKIGIVTSLITLFFVLLIDLKSEYFFQWKGILALLLALLSHAVIYVECQKKSCNVSVITFNALPSLISGIFLSTISWFIETPHINFFSTRSILAIFYLGNFCGICGILSYFYLQKRVSSFYASIVFLIFPLIAGFLEMYIYKKTILLYKLWFIFPSGLGILLTLIPINFFKNVIRFSK; encoded by the coding sequence ATGAATAAAATTATAGTAATAACATTATTCTGTTTAGTATCAATTACTTGGGGAACCACTTGGATAGCAATGAAAATTGCAGTAGAAACAATTCCACCCTTTTTTGCCACTGGAATACGTTTTTTAGCAGCTTCTCCTTTATTAATTATACTTTCTTATTTAACAAAAACACCTCTTTTGTTTCCATATGGTCAAAGACGTTTTCAGATTTTTATTTCTATTTTTTATTTTTCAATACCTTTTACATTAATGTTGTACGGTAGTAGTTGTGTAAATTCTTCTATTTCTTCTATTATCTTTGCTAATATGCCTGTTTTAGTATTACTAATTTCACATGTTTATTTAAAAAAAAAAATAAATTTTATTCAAAAAATAGGTATAGTAACCTCTTTAATTACATTGTTTTTTGTATTACTAATAGATCTTAAATCAGAATACTTTTTTCAATGGAAAGGAATTTTAGCTTTACTTTTAGCATTGTTAAGTCATGCTGTAATTTATGTTGAATGCCAAAAAAAATCTTGTAATGTATCTGTTATTACATTTAATGCATTACCATCTTTAATATCTGGAATATTTTTGTCTACTATATCTTGGTTTATCGAAACTCCTCATATTAATTTTTTTTCTACTAGATCTATTTTAGCTATTTTTTATCTTGGTAATTTTTGTGGAATTTGTGGTATTTTATCTTATTTTTATTTGCAAAAAAGAGTAAGTTCGTTCTATGCTTCTATTGTTTTTTTAATTTTTCCATTAATTGCAGGTTTTTTAGAAATGTATATTTATAAGAAAACAATTTTATTGTATAAATTATGGTTTATTTTTCCATCAGGATTAGGAATATTATTAACTTTAATTCCTATTAACTTCTTTAAGAATGTTATAAGGTTTTCAAAATGA